CGGTATCGATGCCCACGCTGAGCAAGGTTTCCCAGCGCTCGGTATCGGGCAATGCCAGGTCCGGGTGGAAGCAGATCGGCGCGGCGTCGCCGGCCGCGCCGCACATCGCTTCGGCACGGGCACGCAGGTCAGGGCTGCCCATCTGGCCGATCACCTGGCGCAGGTGGGCCAGGCGGCCTTCGGTGTCGGCGCGGTCGGCGACCTGCTCGCCTTCGCTCAGTTGCGGGTCGAGGAAGTGGTTGGTGTGCAGCAGCCAGCCATCCTCGCCCGGCAGCACCAGCGCGGTGCGTTCGGGGCTGAGCTCGATGCTCACGGCACGGGGGCTTTTGTCCTCGCGGGAGAACACGGTAAGCACGGTGGACGCGCTGACCCGTGCCGAGCGCGCCAGCTCGATGGCCTCGTCGACGCCGGTGGCCTCTTCCAGCAGGCGCCGGGCGATGGCATGCACCGGCACGCCGCCGTGAGCGTTGTCGCTGGCGTGGTGGAGGATGTTGAAGTGCAGGCCCAGGCCCGCGCTGTTGACCCCGAGCTTGGCCAGCATGCCGAACTCGCAGAACAGTTTGACCCGCAGGCCACGCTCGGTGTCCAGCGCCAGCATCAG
This genomic stretch from Pseudomonas entomophila harbors:
- a CDS encoding C45 family autoproteolytic acyltransferase/hydolase — protein: MKIHTFVSDIRDPSARGRQIGEAFAEQIRHTTQLYLDFFPRVGIAPQQVQRIGENSLAALEAWSPALAAEIAGMATGAGLPLWQLASLNARTEVLAARTRHSECSTTVHAPRGPRAPQTLQTWDWHDSLCPHGLMLALDTERGLRVKLFCEFGMLAKLGVNSAGLGLHFNILHHASDNAHGGVPVHAIARRLLEEATGVDEAIELARSARVSASTVLTVFSREDKSPRAVSIELSPERTALVLPGEDGWLLHTNHFLDPQLSEGEQVADRADTEGRLAHLRQVIGQMGSPDLRARAEAMCGAAGDAAPICFHPDLALPDTERWETLLSVGIDTEQCALDYVAGTPLQLAKAGFQRF